A genomic segment from Cumulibacter soli encodes:
- a CDS encoding ArsA family ATPase: MSKPMAAPRERLRPDDAPHLDIDELIESAQTRVIVCCGAGGVGKTTTSASIALRAAEAGRRVVVLTIDPAKRLAQSLGIEELDNTPREVAGVAGGSGGELFAMMLDMKSTFDEIVLEHTTPEKAQQIFDNPFYQTLSSSFAGTQEYMAMEKLGQLVAKDEWDLVVVDTPPSRSAMDFLDAPERMARFLDGKVLKVLLAPARSGGRGALKLVSAGMGMFSRVLTKIIGGEVLRDISAFVGALDTMFGGFRARAEATYNLLRQPGTSFVVVATAEPDALREASYFVERLVGEHMPLSGVVMNRAHYSHAPELSARRARKYADQLWPEDVEPTEDGALAAAALRVHAERVELTMREQKLTDRFVKAHPEVALGEVEALPRDAYDLADLREIGDRLATP, from the coding sequence GTGAGCAAACCCATGGCCGCGCCTCGGGAGCGGCTGCGCCCCGATGACGCGCCGCACCTGGATATCGACGAACTGATCGAATCCGCGCAAACCCGGGTGATCGTGTGCTGCGGCGCGGGCGGGGTCGGCAAGACAACGACGTCCGCCTCGATTGCGCTGCGCGCCGCGGAGGCCGGACGCCGCGTCGTGGTGCTCACCATCGATCCGGCAAAGCGGCTCGCCCAGTCGCTGGGAATCGAGGAACTCGACAACACCCCGCGCGAGGTCGCAGGAGTTGCAGGCGGATCCGGTGGCGAGCTGTTCGCGATGATGCTCGACATGAAGAGCACCTTCGATGAGATCGTGCTCGAACACACGACGCCGGAGAAAGCTCAGCAGATCTTCGACAACCCCTTCTATCAGACGTTGTCGAGTTCGTTCGCCGGTACGCAGGAGTACATGGCGATGGAGAAGTTGGGCCAACTCGTCGCCAAAGACGAATGGGATCTGGTCGTCGTCGACACCCCGCCGAGCCGATCGGCAATGGACTTCTTGGACGCTCCCGAACGGATGGCCAGGTTCCTGGACGGCAAGGTTCTCAAGGTGTTGCTGGCCCCGGCTCGTTCCGGCGGCCGCGGCGCGTTGAAGTTGGTCAGCGCCGGGATGGGCATGTTCTCCCGGGTGCTGACAAAGATCATCGGCGGCGAAGTGCTGCGCGATATATCCGCGTTCGTGGGCGCGTTGGACACGATGTTCGGCGGGTTTCGGGCGCGGGCCGAAGCGACGTACAACCTATTGCGCCAACCCGGCACGTCGTTCGTCGTGGTCGCGACGGCGGAGCCGGACGCGTTGCGCGAGGCGTCGTACTTCGTCGAGCGACTCGTCGGCGAACACATGCCGTTGTCGGGAGTGGTGATGAACCGCGCGCACTATTCGCACGCCCCCGAGCTGAGCGCGCGCCGGGCGCGCAAGTACGCCGATCAATTGTGGCCCGAAGACGTCGAGCCGACCGAGGACGGCGCGCTGGCTGCCGCCGCGCTGCGGGTACACGCCGAACGGGTTGAGTTGACGATGCGCGAGCAGAAACTCACCGACCGTTTCGTGAAGGCGCACCCGGAGGTCGCGCTCGGTGAGGTTGAGGCGCTGCCGCGCGACGCTTATGACCTAGCGGACCTCCGCGAAATCGGCGACCGTCTCGCCACGCCCTAG
- a CDS encoding WhiB family transcriptional regulator yields MSSTIVFTEAARTPMADWTAEARCIGSDPEALFVQGAAQHQAKKICSGCPVQTECLADALDNRTEFGVWGGMTERERRALLRRHPDVTNWRQRLGALANTESGERLHRAPSDTGRARRVG; encoded by the coding sequence ATGTCGAGCACAATCGTCTTCACCGAAGCTGCGCGTACTCCCATGGCCGACTGGACTGCCGAGGCCCGCTGCATAGGCTCCGATCCGGAGGCACTGTTCGTGCAGGGAGCGGCGCAGCACCAGGCGAAGAAGATCTGCAGCGGCTGTCCGGTACAGACCGAATGTCTTGCTGACGCCCTCGACAACCGAACCGAGTTTGGTGTGTGGGGCGGAATGACCGAGCGTGAACGCCGCGCGCTGCTACGACGTCATCCGGACGTCACCAACTGGCGCCAGCGCCTCGGCGCTCTGGCTAATACCGAATCCGGTGAACGGTTGCACCGAGCGCCTTCCGACACCGGGCGTGCCCGCCGCGTTGGCTAA
- a CDS encoding penicillin-binding protein gives MSSTVFSKLTAVVKLVAAICAGGLVLAAMLFPVLGGAGAATKTASQLVQDVDTEFNAAEPALISRVRAADDSPLVYYYNYYRLPTTLDKMGEWAPKAIVAIEDRRFYQHNGVDLEGMFRALVKNTISGDTDEGASTLTQQLVKNVLFYQATTQKERDEATESSYARKLREAKIAVNLEKTISKDEILERYLNLMNMGGGAYGIRAASKMYFGIEPADLSIAQAAMIAGIVQSPTHWDPLNNPQATKERRDLVIDAMADTNAITEDQATEAKKKPLGLKNDGGAKPNRACAEAPNNGGFYCDYVTSYLTKNLGIPEKVLKEGGLTIKTSLQPNYQNAATNAILSAAPVLYQDPSTFGLSDTRLATMPIMDPKTGQVQALAVNKKYGNDPNDPTQTVNNYPILPNGDGAGSTYKLFTTIAALREGTGINFQLNAPPPYTSKIMAAMGIDYSVENATAGYPSRMPLWQALYMSSNTYFVALEDYLGSITPVVEAAQDTGLWAPGDTEIADTIKAEQRASFTLGPESTSPLRLATAYATIANSGTRCEPTPIVSITGPDGKPAINPETKKPWYTPDTNCTKDAVSPGVANTINQILLKDVMPGNSGQTGANAYVPGYQIAGKTGTAETNRAYSFVGYTPDIVAAVLAFDPTNNNPLPGSGGEQGFGGGFPATIWRLAMEQILPSVGVSEFPPGDPEVEAGKSTTMSVDCVGQSPSNCQAMAQNAGFFAVDSGNPVDSTLPAGVVASQSPAPGSTVPLSATITYSVSSGKAPAGQPCQPGQDPKTGCKSDKEDEEKKDEDKQDEEKQDEEKDEDKPSDAKPSDDKPPSNSSSSNNNNDEDDN, from the coding sequence GTGTCTAGCACCGTTTTCAGCAAACTGACGGCCGTCGTCAAGCTCGTCGCAGCGATCTGCGCGGGCGGTCTCGTGCTTGCCGCGATGCTCTTCCCCGTCCTCGGTGGAGCAGGCGCAGCGACGAAAACCGCATCGCAGCTGGTCCAGGACGTCGATACCGAGTTCAATGCCGCCGAGCCGGCGTTGATCTCGCGGGTACGTGCCGCGGATGATTCGCCGCTGGTCTACTACTACAACTACTACCGGCTGCCGACCACGCTGGACAAGATGGGCGAATGGGCGCCGAAGGCGATCGTGGCGATCGAGGACCGGCGGTTCTATCAGCACAACGGTGTTGACCTAGAGGGCATGTTCCGCGCCTTGGTGAAGAACACGATCAGCGGCGACACCGACGAGGGCGCCTCGACGCTGACCCAGCAGTTGGTGAAGAACGTGCTCTTCTACCAGGCCACGACACAAAAAGAGCGCGACGAGGCCACTGAAAGCAGCTACGCACGCAAGCTGCGCGAGGCGAAGATCGCCGTCAACCTCGAGAAGACCATCTCCAAGGACGAGATTCTTGAGCGCTACCTGAATCTGATGAACATGGGCGGCGGCGCATACGGCATTCGCGCGGCATCGAAGATGTACTTCGGTATCGAACCCGCCGATCTGAGTATCGCGCAAGCGGCGATGATCGCCGGCATCGTGCAGTCGCCGACTCATTGGGACCCGCTGAACAATCCGCAGGCCACCAAAGAGCGCCGCGACCTGGTAATTGACGCGATGGCCGACACCAACGCCATCACCGAAGACCAGGCTACAGAGGCCAAGAAGAAGCCATTGGGCTTGAAGAACGACGGCGGTGCGAAGCCAAACCGCGCCTGCGCAGAGGCACCGAACAACGGCGGCTTCTATTGCGATTACGTGACGTCGTACCTGACGAAGAACCTCGGTATTCCGGAGAAGGTTCTTAAAGAGGGTGGGCTGACGATCAAGACCTCGTTGCAGCCGAATTACCAGAACGCCGCGACGAACGCGATCTTGAGCGCCGCTCCCGTGCTGTATCAGGACCCGTCGACGTTCGGCCTGTCCGATACCCGACTGGCGACGATGCCGATCATGGATCCGAAGACCGGTCAGGTGCAGGCGCTCGCGGTCAACAAGAAGTACGGCAACGATCCCAACGACCCGACACAGACCGTTAACAACTACCCGATCTTGCCGAACGGTGACGGCGCCGGGTCCACCTACAAGTTGTTCACCACGATTGCCGCGCTACGCGAGGGCACCGGCATCAACTTCCAGTTGAACGCGCCACCGCCGTACACCTCGAAGATCATGGCGGCAATGGGCATCGACTACTCGGTGGAGAACGCCACGGCGGGCTATCCGAGCCGGATGCCGCTGTGGCAGGCGCTGTACATGTCCTCCAACACCTACTTCGTGGCCCTCGAGGATTACCTGGGCTCGATCACCCCGGTCGTTGAGGCCGCGCAAGACACCGGGCTGTGGGCGCCCGGAGACACCGAGATCGCCGACACGATCAAGGCTGAACAGCGCGCCTCGTTCACGCTCGGTCCAGAGTCGACCAGCCCGCTGCGGCTCGCCACCGCCTACGCCACCATCGCGAACAGCGGTACCCGCTGCGAGCCGACACCGATCGTGAGCATCACCGGCCCGGATGGCAAGCCGGCGATCAACCCGGAGACGAAGAAGCCCTGGTACACGCCGGACACGAACTGCACGAAGGACGCAGTGTCCCCGGGCGTCGCCAACACGATCAACCAGATCCTGCTCAAGGACGTCATGCCGGGCAACAGTGGCCAGACCGGAGCGAACGCATACGTTCCTGGTTACCAGATCGCTGGTAAGACGGGTACGGCGGAAACCAACCGCGCGTACTCCTTTGTCGGCTACACGCCGGACATCGTGGCCGCGGTACTCGCCTTCGATCCGACCAACAACAACCCGCTACCCGGTAGCGGTGGCGAGCAGGGCTTCGGTGGCGGCTTCCCTGCGACGATCTGGCGCCTGGCGATGGAACAGATCCTGCCCAGCGTCGGCGTGAGCGAATTCCCGCCGGGCGATCCCGAGGTTGAGGCCGGCAAGTCGACCACGATGAGCGTCGACTGCGTCGGTCAGTCACCGTCCAACTGCCAGGCCATGGCGCAGAATGCGGGCTTCTTCGCCGTCGACAGCGGTAACCCCGTCGACTCCACACTTCCCGCGGGTGTGGTGGCCAGCCAGTCCCCAGCACCCGGCTCGACGGTGCCGCTGTCGGCCACGATTACCTACTCGGTCTCCAGCGGTAAAGCCCCGGCCGGCCAGCCGTGCCAGCCTGGACAGGACCCGAAGACGGGCTGCAAGTCCGACAAGGAAGACGAAGAGAAGAAGGACGAGGACAAGCAAGACGAGGAAAAGCAGGATGAGGAGAAGGACGAAGACAAGCCGTCGGACGCGAAACCGTCCGACGACAAGCCGCCAAGCAACTCATCTTCGAGCAACAACAACAATGACGAGGACGACAACTGA
- a CDS encoding metallophosphoesterase, with amino-acid sequence MAAAFAAVGTMTAAYATLVERNNFALRRFTVPVLPPGSPDIRVLQLSDLHVRAQQRWKVAWVRRLARFNPDLVISTGDHIGGDEHAFENSLRAHEPFLGLPGAFIWGNNDHFAPVPKSPIHYFTGGGPHRRGARIDLRSLREQLASGGWLDLNNSVGTLDVAGVRIGFGGTDDPHTRRDRYAEIAGRVAADADVRIGLTHSPEPRVLDWFSDDGYDVVLAGHTHGGQVRIPIYGAPTTNCGIDRSRVRWLSSWTSPAGNDTTLHVSAGLGTSPYAPIRFCCRPEATLLTLTARR; translated from the coding sequence GTGGCCGCAGCGTTCGCCGCAGTTGGCACGATGACGGCGGCGTACGCCACGCTCGTCGAGCGCAACAATTTCGCGTTGCGGCGGTTTACGGTTCCGGTGCTGCCGCCGGGATCGCCGGACATACGCGTGTTGCAGTTGTCCGACCTACACGTGAGGGCGCAGCAGCGATGGAAGGTCGCGTGGGTCCGGCGCCTGGCTCGATTCAACCCGGATCTGGTGATCTCTACAGGCGATCACATCGGGGGCGATGAGCACGCGTTCGAGAACTCGCTGCGTGCGCACGAGCCTTTTTTGGGTCTGCCGGGCGCGTTCATCTGGGGCAACAACGACCACTTCGCGCCCGTGCCGAAAAGTCCGATTCACTACTTCACCGGCGGTGGGCCGCACCGGCGCGGTGCACGTATCGATCTACGGTCGCTTCGCGAACAGCTGGCCTCCGGTGGCTGGCTCGACTTGAACAACTCCGTAGGCACGCTCGACGTTGCCGGGGTACGGATCGGATTCGGCGGCACCGACGATCCGCACACACGCCGCGACAGGTATGCCGAGATCGCTGGGCGAGTCGCCGCGGATGCCGATGTGCGCATCGGGCTCACTCATTCCCCCGAGCCGCGCGTATTGGACTGGTTCTCCGACGACGGGTACGACGTGGTGTTGGCCGGACACACCCACGGTGGGCAAGTACGGATTCCGATCTACGGCGCACCCACCACGAATTGCGGAATTGACCGCTCCCGCGTTCGGTGGCTGTCCTCGTGGACGTCGCCGGCCGGTAACGACACCACGCTGCACGTCAGCGCCGGCCTGGGAACGTCGCCGTACGCTCCGATTCGGTTCTGCTGCCGTCCCGAAGCCACCCTGCTCACCCTCACCGCGCGCCGCTAA
- a CDS encoding PadR family transcriptional regulator, producing the protein MIESLPVLSRADRDLPALTVLALLTVGPRHPYDIHRFVVETRKTFVAGIPRSIYHAVQRLESAHLIEPIGSEQAGGRPERTVFALTDAGRSEVRRRVSLLLSTPQPDRTVTIAALSFVGVLTRDETLLALRARLTALDSAVALATSDLESAAEVPEILLVEAAYERDQLSAERTWFSDIIARIESGDLGWIPDGALPGDF; encoded by the coding sequence ATGATCGAATCGCTCCCCGTGCTCAGCCGCGCCGACCGCGACCTCCCCGCGCTGACGGTTCTCGCCCTGCTGACGGTCGGGCCGCGTCACCCGTACGACATTCACCGGTTCGTCGTCGAGACACGTAAGACGTTCGTGGCTGGTATCCCGCGCAGCATCTACCACGCGGTGCAGCGACTCGAGAGCGCGCATCTGATTGAGCCGATTGGCTCGGAGCAGGCCGGCGGCCGTCCCGAACGCACGGTCTTCGCGCTCACCGATGCCGGACGATCCGAGGTGCGTCGCCGGGTATCGCTCTTGCTGTCGACTCCGCAGCCCGACCGCACCGTCACGATCGCGGCTCTGTCCTTCGTCGGCGTACTGACCCGCGATGAGACGCTCCTGGCGCTTCGCGCGCGCCTGACGGCACTCGACTCGGCGGTCGCGCTAGCCACCTCAGATCTGGAATCGGCAGCCGAGGTGCCCGAAATCTTGCTGGTCGAGGCGGCGTACGAGCGTGACCAGTTGAGCGCCGAACGAACATGGTTCAGCGACATTATCGCGCGTATCGAGTCCGGCGACCTCGGCTGGATTCCCGACGGTGCGCTGCCCGGTGATTTCTGA
- a CDS encoding SgcJ/EcaC family oxidoreductase, which yields MTNTALSPDIVDTLERMRRAWDAGDATAYAEEFTENATYVIYAGLISHGRAQILADHIPVFERWQRGSRMSMKVLDVRTINDDTAVVLTEGGVGKRGTSAVRHNKVQTYVMVREAGQWRCAAFQNTKRNRLFAAINARMTRQHAAQQ from the coding sequence ATGACCAATACCGCCCTATCCCCCGACATCGTCGATACGCTGGAGCGCATGCGCCGCGCGTGGGACGCCGGCGACGCAACGGCGTACGCCGAAGAGTTCACCGAGAACGCGACCTACGTCATCTACGCCGGGCTGATCAGCCACGGCCGCGCACAAATCCTCGCCGACCACATCCCCGTCTTCGAGCGTTGGCAGCGCGGTAGCCGCATGTCGATGAAGGTGCTCGACGTTCGCACGATCAACGACGACACCGCGGTCGTGCTCACCGAGGGAGGCGTCGGCAAGCGTGGTACATCCGCCGTACGGCACAACAAGGTCCAGACCTACGTCATGGTGCGCGAGGCGGGACAATGGCGCTGCGCGGCATTCCAGAACACGAAACGCAACCGCCTATTCGCCGCGATCAACGCCCGCATGACTCGACAGCACGCTGCGCAGCAGTAA
- a CDS encoding class I SAM-dependent methyltransferase — MTVSPDFDRLYVEETDPWSVGSSWYEQRKVAVVLAALAERRYTRALDPACGTGHLARALADRCDDVVACDASEAAVAVARDVCADASNMTLDARRLPYDEVSSLDSAVGETGRSSEQKPAYQAITPSGDILRISQRSPAPRGPFDLIVLSEFLYYLSGDERAAAVAEMIERAADRVEIVAVHWRERADGAVSTGEDVHEELRGIFAARRFRHQVAHFDEEFVLDVFTRGHDHYIS, encoded by the coding sequence GTGACTGTGTCTCCGGACTTTGACCGGCTGTACGTCGAGGAAACCGACCCGTGGTCGGTGGGGTCGAGTTGGTACGAGCAGCGAAAGGTAGCCGTCGTGCTCGCGGCGCTCGCAGAACGCCGATATACAAGGGCCCTAGATCCCGCGTGCGGCACCGGACATCTAGCGAGAGCGCTCGCCGACAGGTGTGATGATGTCGTGGCGTGTGATGCGTCCGAGGCCGCCGTGGCGGTTGCGCGCGATGTGTGCGCAGACGCGTCGAATATGACGCTCGACGCCCGTCGCCTACCGTACGACGAGGTGTCGTCGCTCGACTCGGCGGTCGGTGAGACTGGGAGGTCGTCGGAGCAGAAGCCGGCTTATCAGGCGATTACGCCGTCTGGCGATATTCTGCGGATCAGTCAGCGATCACCGGCGCCGCGCGGCCCGTTCGACTTGATCGTGTTGTCCGAATTCCTCTATTACCTGTCGGGCGATGAGCGAGCGGCGGCCGTTGCCGAGATGATCGAGCGCGCAGCTGACCGAGTTGAGATCGTCGCGGTCCACTGGCGCGAACGTGCTGACGGCGCGGTGTCGACCGGGGAGGACGTCCACGAAGAGTTGCGTGGCATCTTCGCGGCGCGCCGGTTTCGGCACCAGGTGGCGCATTTCGACGAGGAGTTCGTGTTGGACGTGTTCACGCGGGGGCACGACCACTACATCTCCTGA
- a CDS encoding SDR family NAD(P)-dependent oxidoreductase, translating into MTEPPMSTDLTGLTATVTGAGSAPADVVGNGRAVATLLARRGANVVAVDRDASRVEDTASYLNESGGSCLPLVGDVTDDAFCREISERAVAEYGAVNMLFNNVGVGGPQGTVVNVDLEKWRRTLDVNVTSMLLTSRYAIPKMVAAGGGAIVNMSSAAGLVGGHAHIAYAVTKGAIVNMTRAMAAQHGADGIRVNCVAPGMAYTAMVASQNMTTEMREARRQRSMLQTEGTPWDVAETVVFLLSPAAKWTTGVTVPVDAGRTAGERSNPVFVFDKEISS; encoded by the coding sequence ATGACTGAACCTCCCATGAGCACTGACCTGACCGGGCTGACTGCGACCGTGACGGGCGCTGGGTCTGCCCCGGCGGACGTTGTAGGCAACGGGCGCGCGGTCGCGACATTGCTCGCTCGCCGCGGCGCGAACGTGGTCGCCGTCGACCGCGACGCGTCTCGCGTCGAGGACACTGCGTCGTACCTCAACGAGTCCGGCGGGTCATGCCTGCCGCTGGTAGGCGACGTCACCGATGACGCCTTTTGCCGTGAGATAAGCGAACGCGCCGTTGCCGAGTACGGTGCGGTGAACATGTTGTTCAACAACGTCGGCGTCGGCGGTCCGCAAGGAACGGTCGTCAACGTCGACCTCGAGAAGTGGCGCCGTACGCTCGATGTGAACGTCACCTCGATGCTGCTCACCTCGCGATACGCCATCCCGAAGATGGTCGCCGCAGGTGGCGGCGCGATCGTGAACATGAGTTCGGCGGCCGGTCTGGTGGGCGGACACGCGCACATCGCCTATGCGGTAACTAAAGGCGCGATCGTGAACATGACACGCGCGATGGCAGCGCAGCATGGCGCGGACGGAATCCGGGTTAATTGCGTAGCTCCCGGAATGGCGTACACGGCGATGGTCGCCTCGCAGAACATGACCACTGAAATGCGTGAGGCGCGACGCCAGCGCTCGATGCTTCAGACGGAAGGGACGCCGTGGGACGTAGCTGAGACCGTCGTATTCCTGCTGAGCCCTGCCGCGAAGTGGACGACGGGCGTGACCGTGCCCGTTGATGCCGGCCGTACCGCGGGGGAACGAAGCAACCCGGTGTTTGTCTTCGACAAGGAAATCTCGTCCTGA
- a CDS encoding glutamate synthase subunit beta, which translates to MADPQGFLKHRERELPQRRPVDVRIMDWKEVYEAQDGDQLKRQASRCMDCGIPFCHSGCPLGNLIPEWNTFAWKGDTADGIERLHATNNFPEFTGRLCPAPCETACVLGINQPAVTIKQIEVQTIENAFAEGLVTPMPPERLTGKTVAVVGSGPAGLAVAQQLTRAGHTVAVYERDDKPGGLLRYGIPEFKMEKAVLDRRIDQMKAEGTRFRCGVTVGKDITGAELRARYDAVVLATGATVRRDLPVDGREFVGTYQAMDYLPQANRVALGEEVADQVVATGKDVIVIGGGDTGADCIGTALRQGAASVTTLEIMPQPGDDRPASQPWPTYPTIFRIASAHEEGGERLYAVSTKRILGDADGNVRALEVAEVAMVDGRFEEVPGTAREIPAQMVLLAMGFLGPEREGLVDQLGVPLDERTNVVRANDYQTSVPGVFVAGDAGRGQSLIVWAIAEGRAAAKGVDEFLTGVPSQLPRPINPGDRPLVV; encoded by the coding sequence ATGGCTGACCCACAGGGTTTCCTGAAGCACCGCGAGCGGGAGTTGCCGCAGCGGCGGCCCGTCGACGTGCGCATCATGGACTGGAAAGAGGTCTACGAGGCGCAGGACGGCGACCAGCTCAAGCGGCAGGCCTCGCGGTGCATGGACTGCGGCATTCCGTTCTGCCACTCCGGATGCCCGCTGGGCAACCTGATCCCGGAGTGGAACACGTTTGCCTGGAAAGGTGACACCGCAGACGGTATCGAGCGGCTGCACGCGACGAACAACTTTCCTGAGTTCACCGGACGGTTGTGCCCGGCACCGTGCGAAACCGCTTGTGTGCTGGGGATCAACCAGCCAGCGGTCACCATCAAGCAGATCGAAGTGCAGACGATCGAGAACGCGTTCGCTGAGGGCCTGGTCACGCCGATGCCGCCGGAGCGGCTCACCGGTAAGACCGTCGCCGTCGTCGGATCGGGTCCGGCCGGGCTCGCGGTCGCGCAGCAGTTGACGCGCGCGGGACACACCGTCGCGGTGTATGAGCGCGACGACAAGCCCGGCGGCCTGCTGCGCTACGGCATCCCCGAGTTCAAGATGGAAAAGGCCGTGCTGGATCGCCGCATCGACCAGATGAAGGCTGAAGGCACCCGTTTCCGTTGTGGCGTCACGGTCGGTAAGGACATCACCGGCGCCGAATTGCGCGCGAGGTACGACGCCGTCGTACTCGCGACCGGCGCAACGGTGCGTCGCGACCTGCCGGTCGACGGACGCGAATTCGTCGGCACGTACCAGGCGATGGACTACTTGCCGCAGGCCAACCGAGTCGCGTTGGGCGAGGAGGTCGCCGATCAGGTCGTGGCTACCGGCAAGGACGTGATCGTGATCGGCGGCGGTGATACCGGCGCGGACTGCATCGGTACGGCGCTACGTCAGGGTGCGGCCTCGGTGACGACGCTCGAAATCATGCCGCAGCCGGGTGACGATCGTCCGGCTTCGCAGCCGTGGCCGACGTACCCGACAATCTTCCGGATCGCCTCGGCGCATGAAGAAGGCGGCGAGCGGTTGTACGCCGTGTCTACGAAGCGGATCCTCGGCGATGCCGACGGCAACGTGCGGGCGCTCGAGGTTGCCGAGGTGGCGATGGTCGACGGTCGCTTCGAAGAGGTGCCTGGTACGGCGCGCGAAATTCCGGCGCAGATGGTGCTGCTGGCGATGGGGTTCCTCGGTCCGGAGCGCGAAGGGCTCGTGGACCAGCTCGGTGTGCCGTTGGACGAACGCACCAACGTCGTACGTGCGAACGACTACCAGACGTCGGTGCCGGGTGTCTTCGTCGCCGGTGACGCCGGTCGTGGCCAGTCGCTGATCGTGTGGGCCATTGCCGAAGGGCGGGCTGCTGCGAAGGGCGTGGACGAGTTCTTGACCGGCGTGCCGTCGCAGTTGCCGCGGCCGATCAACCCAGGTGACCGCCCGCTCGTCGTCTAA